From Bacteroidota bacterium, a single genomic window includes:
- a CDS encoding gliding motility-associated C-terminal domain-containing protein — translation MPRTGEGVAGIYFYPMWREYIETELKIPLQNDKCYYAECYVNLNNYSYWATDALGMYFSDTVIVNLGDAINYPVPLYYQPQIRNPLGNIIDDTVGWTKISGTFTAHGGEKYLLIGNFWKIEDCNAHTFSGNNFEVDAYYFIDDVLVMECPDTIAPLEVHNTVFIPNVFSPNKDGQNDDFKIYGENITQLNFAVYNRWGSEVFRTEELNTGWDGRYKNKDCSAGVYFYLAEVTFADGSSVVKKGNVTLIR, via the coding sequence ATGCCAAGGACAGGGGAGGGTGTGGCCGGAATATATTTTTACCCTATGTGGCGTGAATATATTGAAACAGAGCTTAAAATACCATTACAAAACGATAAATGCTACTATGCCGAGTGTTATGTAAATTTAAATAATTATAGTTATTGGGCAACTGATGCACTTGGAATGTATTTTTCAGATACTGTAATTGTTAATCTGGGAGATGCAATAAACTATCCTGTTCCATTATATTATCAGCCTCAAATTCGCAATCCACTCGGTAATATTATTGATGATACAGTGGGATGGACTAAAATAAGCGGCACTTTTACCGCACATGGCGGTGAAAAGTACTTACTAATTGGCAATTTTTGGAAAATAGAGGATTGTAATGCACATACTTTTTCTGGAAATAATTTCGAAGTAGATGCCTATTACTTTATCGATGATGTCCTTGTTATGGAATGTCCCGATACCATTGCGCCACTGGAGGTGCATAATACCGTTTTCATCCCCAATGTATTCTCTCCAAATAAGGATGGGCAAAATGATGATTTCAAAATATACGGTGAGAATATTACACAACTAAACTTTGCTGTGTATAACCGTTGGGGCAGTGAAGTGTTCCGCACTGAGGAATTAAACACCGGCTGGGATGGGCGTTACAAAAACAAAGACTGCAGCGCAGGGGTTTACTTTTATTTGGCGGAGGTCACTTTTGCCGATGGCAGCAGCGTGGTGAAGAAGGGGAATGTTACGTTGATTCGGTAA
- a CDS encoding T9SS type A sorting domain-containing protein translates to MSYFVTNEKKLRHALQTRASRDNEVYIETSGLAAGAQLHIEFYDILGKKVMQEAFENSITNIISLASMPQGLYLYKIYDLQGVLVTDHLIIIRE, encoded by the coding sequence ATGAGTTATTTCGTTACAAACGAAAAGAAGTTGAGGCACGCGTTACAAACGCGCGCCAGCCGGGATAATGAAGTATATATTGAAACTTCCGGGTTAGCTGCCGGAGCACAACTTCACATTGAATTCTATGATATTTTAGGTAAAAAAGTAATGCAGGAGGCGTTTGAAAACAGCATTACAAACATAATATCGCTTGCTTCTATGCCTCAGGGTTTGTATCTTTACAAGATATATGATTTGCAGGGCGTTCTTGTTACCGACCACCTTATAATAATTAGAGAATAA
- a CDS encoding T9SS type A sorting domain-containing protein yields the protein MSRIIKMNCCFVALSLCYLLWGQSSIGQNLVNNPGFELYSTCPDESVSIYFAVPWFEPQSCASSAFFHRCSTTLHNLYEFSVQQPRTGDGMAGVWCEINYPWPWYYPSHIETVLKQPLVAGRCYYAECYVNLHNVSHRATDALGMFFSDTAFINFGDTIFGFDTLHCVLHLPKPAQVRNPVGNIITDTAGWTKISGTFTATGGERFLLIGNLWRKEECNYQIMPGTAPELLCYYFIDDVLVMECPDTIAPLDTTASGGIMIYPSPAVEWINVKVLGIDAGTGLTLEIYDMMGQLIKKNSFNLVSGVNTFYLDYLGSGVYECRLRKGKEILKTQKVLIMLK from the coding sequence ATGAGCCGTATCATAAAAATGAATTGTTGCTTTGTTGCTTTATCCCTGTGTTATTTATTATGGGGGCAGAGCAGCATTGGGCAGAATTTAGTAAATAACCCCGGGTTTGAATTGTACTCTACCTGCCCTGATGAAAGTGTAAGTATATACTTTGCAGTACCATGGTTCGAACCGCAATCATGTGCTAGTAGTGCGTTTTTTCATCGGTGCAGTACAACGTTACATAATCTTTACGAATTTTCAGTTCAACAGCCGAGAACCGGTGATGGTATGGCTGGTGTCTGGTGCGAAATTAATTATCCATGGCCTTGGTATTATCCTTCACATATTGAAACCGTATTAAAACAACCCTTAGTTGCCGGTAGATGCTACTATGCAGAGTGCTATGTGAATTTGCATAATGTCTCTCATAGGGCAACCGACGCTTTAGGAATGTTTTTTTCTGATACAGCGTTTATTAATTTCGGTGATACAATTTTTGGATTTGACACATTGCATTGTGTTCTTCATTTGCCCAAACCCGCTCAAGTCAGAAATCCAGTAGGCAATATTATTACAGATACAGCGGGCTGGACGAAGATAAGCGGCACTTTCACAGCAACCGGGGGTGAACGGTTTCTGTTAATTGGCAATTTATGGCGTAAAGAGGAATGCAATTACCAAATCATGCCAGGAACCGCACCTGAACTGTTGTGCTATTATTTCATCGACGATGTCCTCGTAATGGAATGTCCCGATACCATTGCGCCACTGGATACAACCGCGAGCGGTGGAATAATGATATACCCAAGCCCCGCTGTGGAGTGGATAAATGTTAAAGTGCTGGGCATTGATGCTGGCACTGGTTTAACTTTAGAAATATATGATATGATGGGGCAATTGATAAAGAAAAACTCTTTCAATCTGGTATCAGGAGTTAATACTTTTTATCTGGATTATCTTGGCTCCGGCGTTTACGAATGCCGCCTGAGAAAGGGAAAAGAAATTCTTAAAACCCAAAAGGTCCTAATCATGTTGAAATAA
- a CDS encoding T9SS type A sorting domain-containing protein, which produces MRRIRKMSCYSAALSLCFLLWGQIGIGQNIVNNSGFELYSTCPDENNSIYFAVPWFEPQCGSSEYYHKCSLTPETIYEFSVQQPRTGDGMAGIWCEINYPWPWIYPSFIETELQQPLVAGKCYYAEFYVNLHNASHRATDALGMFFSDSAISSFTDTIFGFDTLHCVLHLPRPPQVRNPVGNIITDTVGWTKISGTFKAAGGERFLLIGNLWRKEECNYQIMVGTSEMLCGYFIDDVLVMECPDTVAPPDTTASGGIMIYPSPAVEWINVKVLGIDAGTGLTLEIYDMMGQLIKKNSFNLVSGVNTFYLDYLVSGVYEFRLRKGKEILKTQKVLVVLP; this is translated from the coding sequence ATGAGACGTATTAGGAAAATGAGCTGTTACAGTGCTGCATTGTCTCTGTGTTTTTTATTATGGGGGCAGATCGGTATTGGGCAGAATATAGTAAATAATTCTGGGTTTGAATTGTACTCGACCTGCCCTGACGAAAATAATAGTATATACTTTGCAGTGCCTTGGTTCGAACCACAATGTGGTAGCAGCGAGTATTATCATAAGTGTAGTTTAACCCCGGAAACTATTTACGAGTTTTCAGTTCAACAGCCTAGAACTGGAGATGGCATGGCCGGAATATGGTGCGAAATTAATTATCCCTGGCCATGGATATATCCTTCGTTTATTGAAACTGAATTGCAACAACCTTTAGTCGCAGGAAAATGTTACTATGCTGAATTCTATGTGAATTTACATAATGCTTCTCATAGAGCGACCGACGCTCTAGGAATGTTTTTTTCTGATTCTGCAATTAGTAGTTTTACCGATACCATTTTTGGCTTCGACACCTTGCATTGTGTTCTTCATTTGCCCAGACCCCCTCAAGTCAGAAATCCAGTAGGCAATATTATTACGGATACAGTTGGCTGGACGAAGATAAGCGGTACTTTCAAGGCCGCAGGAGGTGAACGCTTTCTGCTGATCGGAAATTTATGGCGTAAGGAAGAATGCAATTACCAAATCATGGTAGGAACTTCAGAAATGTTGTGCGGTTATTTCATCGACGATGTTCTTGTCATGGAATGCCCTGATACTGTTGCACCGCCGGATACGACCGCGAGCGGTGGAATAATGATATACCCAAGCCCCGCTGTGGAGTGGATAAATGTTAAAGTGCTGGGCATTGATGCTGGCACTGGTTTAACTTTAGAAATATATGATATGATGGGGCAATTGATAAAGAAAAACTCTTTCAATCTGGTATCAGGAGTTAATACTTTTTATCTGGATTATCTTGTCTCCGGCGTTTACGAATTCCGCCTAAGAAAGGGAAAAGAAATTCTTAAAACCCAAAAGGTACTTGTTGTTCTACCATGA
- a CDS encoding T9SS type A sorting domain-containing protein, giving the protein MSVYPNPAADELTIEVQGAPAGMEMTIEFYNLTGTLVQECAFENSVFNKISIKKLPQSIYLYKIMNISGILKSDRIVIIRGK; this is encoded by the coding sequence GTGAGTGTTTACCCCAATCCTGCGGCAGATGAATTGACCATTGAAGTACAAGGTGCACCGGCGGGAATGGAAATGACCATCGAGTTTTACAATCTTACAGGGACATTGGTACAAGAATGTGCTTTCGAAAACAGTGTTTTCAATAAGATTTCTATTAAAAAATTGCCCCAGAGTATTTATCTTTACAAAATAATGAATATTTCAGGAATACTTAAATCAGACCGGATAGTAATAATCAGGGGAAAATGA